In the genome of Acidimicrobiia bacterium, one region contains:
- a CDS encoding HsdR family type I site-specific deoxyribonuclease — protein MSFSERETVQAAIVERLVALGWTHVPGSELDRTVYSSVIEPEVEAALVRLNPLIAENPSRVDEVLPMIRAALLTAATNGLVAANERMTTWLRGHSTIKYVGTETYESVHLIDFEHPERNRLVVSDEVTFGQAPHARRFDIVLWVNGFPLVVGETKPATDASKSWLNGARDVHDVYEDECAPFFGPNVLSFATEGREFHYGAVNQLAEHWLMWGSTSDPFDLTGGARVMRSVELLLNPARILSILRDFTLFDRPVRDGRPQLTKIIPRYPQVEGVEAIHTRVLSPDRRQGLIWHYQGTGKTLLMAFAALQLLNDKRLHGPTVVIVLDRVDLVEQTARQFQTAGMPRLKVAGSKDDLQRLLAESTPGVIVTTIFKFEGAGLLNERANLIVMVDEAHRTQEGRLGDDLRTALPNAQFFGLTGTPISDKDRNTFKLFGDPLDPGWVLNRYTIERSISDGSSVPVHVETRLVDFHVDRERLDEAFAAMAGEEGLSDEERELLADRATSLRTFMLNPARVNAVCEDIIEHYLRKVAPLGLKAQVVAYDRELCVAYHDELTRLFAERGRHEDNEVVVVMTVGTGKDEPKDWRERFALEREEEARVKARFSDHTDPLRLLVVTAKLLTGFDAPIEGVMYLDKPLRLHTLFQAICRTNRRWTNPATGQEKLYGLVVDYVGLGNQIAAALRDADPERGGRRPVDVDDLFAEFETQLETALARFDGLDRTDGSFAALMAAQQRVPPGEARDAFAREYLTVQGLWEFLDPNAALEHHRVDYRWLAQVYESVQPTGVSNALLWHRLGAKTLELVHGHIGGVRVTGTGLDEVIVDAETIDAIRQLALDGTRVPAEREPMTVGEAIDTIGARIRRRLEGSGHPYWVELSERLERLRKAQIGRAEASIEFLRELLEVAREVTAAERAEDEGGPEALALLPDPKLGALTQILREYAPPDVPVIVEQVVTDVDAIVKQVRFTGWQTSQPGDRQVRVELRKTLAKHALPTTGELFDRAYSYIRENY, from the coding sequence GTGAGCTTCTCGGAGCGGGAGACGGTGCAGGCGGCGATCGTGGAGCGACTTGTCGCGCTCGGTTGGACGCACGTACCGGGGTCTGAGCTCGATCGTACGGTGTATTCCTCGGTCATCGAGCCCGAGGTCGAGGCTGCACTGGTGCGTCTGAACCCGCTGATCGCCGAGAACCCTTCGCGGGTCGACGAGGTGCTCCCGATGATCCGCGCCGCGCTGCTCACCGCGGCAACGAACGGTCTCGTCGCGGCGAACGAACGCATGACGACGTGGCTGCGCGGACACTCGACGATCAAGTACGTGGGCACTGAAACCTACGAGTCGGTCCATCTCATTGACTTCGAGCACCCGGAGCGCAACCGACTCGTCGTCTCCGATGAGGTGACGTTCGGTCAAGCCCCACACGCACGCCGCTTCGACATCGTGCTATGGGTCAACGGCTTTCCGCTCGTCGTCGGTGAAACGAAGCCGGCAACGGATGCCAGCAAGTCGTGGCTCAACGGCGCCCGAGACGTGCACGACGTGTACGAGGACGAGTGTGCGCCGTTCTTCGGACCGAACGTGCTCTCGTTCGCGACCGAAGGGCGAGAGTTCCACTACGGCGCGGTGAACCAGCTTGCCGAGCATTGGCTGATGTGGGGCTCGACGTCAGACCCGTTCGACCTGACGGGCGGTGCCCGCGTCATGAGGTCGGTCGAGCTGCTGTTGAACCCGGCGCGCATCCTGTCGATCCTGCGTGACTTCACGTTGTTCGACCGTCCAGTGCGTGACGGTCGTCCGCAGCTCACAAAGATCATCCCGCGCTACCCGCAGGTGGAGGGCGTCGAGGCGATTCACACCCGAGTGCTCTCGCCCGACCGTCGCCAGGGTCTGATCTGGCACTACCAGGGCACCGGAAAGACGCTGCTCATGGCGTTCGCCGCGCTGCAACTCCTCAACGACAAGCGACTCCATGGTCCGACGGTGGTGATCGTGCTCGACCGAGTCGATCTCGTGGAGCAGACCGCCCGGCAGTTCCAGACCGCGGGGATGCCACGCCTCAAGGTCGCCGGCTCGAAGGACGATCTGCAGCGTCTGCTCGCCGAGAGCACCCCCGGCGTGATCGTCACAACGATCTTCAAATTCGAGGGCGCGGGGCTGCTCAACGAGCGGGCCAACCTGATCGTGATGGTCGACGAGGCGCACCGCACCCAGGAAGGTCGTCTCGGTGACGACCTGCGCACCGCACTCCCGAACGCCCAGTTCTTCGGCCTCACCGGTACGCCGATCTCCGATAAGGACCGCAACACGTTCAAGCTCTTCGGCGACCCGCTCGATCCGGGTTGGGTTCTCAACCGCTACACGATCGAACGGTCGATCTCCGACGGATCCAGCGTTCCCGTGCACGTGGAGACACGCCTCGTCGACTTCCACGTGGATCGCGAGCGGCTCGACGAAGCCTTTGCCGCGATGGCCGGCGAAGAAGGCCTGTCCGACGAAGAACGCGAGCTGCTCGCCGATCGGGCCACCAGCCTCCGAACGTTCATGCTCAATCCGGCACGCGTCAACGCGGTGTGCGAGGACATCATTGAGCACTACCTGCGCAAGGTCGCGCCGCTCGGGCTCAAGGCTCAAGTCGTTGCATACGACCGGGAGTTGTGTGTCGCCTACCACGACGAGCTCACTCGGCTATTTGCCGAACGCGGCCGGCACGAGGACAACGAGGTAGTCGTCGTGATGACGGTGGGCACCGGCAAGGATGAACCCAAGGATTGGCGGGAGCGGTTTGCACTCGAACGCGAAGAGGAAGCCAGGGTCAAGGCCCGGTTCTCCGACCACACCGACCCGCTGCGTCTGCTCGTCGTAACGGCCAAACTGCTCACCGGGTTCGACGCTCCGATCGAGGGTGTGATGTACCTCGACAAGCCGCTGCGGCTCCACACCTTGTTCCAGGCGATCTGTCGTACCAACCGGCGGTGGACGAACCCGGCCACTGGGCAGGAGAAGCTGTACGGGCTCGTCGTTGATTATGTCGGCCTTGGAAATCAGATTGCTGCGGCACTACGCGACGCCGATCCCGAGCGAGGTGGTCGACGCCCCGTGGATGTCGATGACCTGTTCGCCGAGTTCGAGACCCAGTTGGAGACTGCGCTCGCCCGTTTCGATGGTCTTGACCGAACCGATGGATCCTTCGCCGCTCTCATGGCTGCGCAGCAGCGCGTCCCTCCGGGCGAGGCGCGCGACGCGTTCGCACGTGAGTACCTCACTGTGCAGGGGCTGTGGGAGTTCCTTGATCCGAACGCGGCGTTGGAGCACCATCGGGTGGATTACCGGTGGTTGGCACAGGTGTACGAAAGCGTCCAGCCGACGGGCGTGAGTAACGCGCTGCTGTGGCATCGTCTCGGCGCGAAGACGCTCGAACTTGTGCACGGCCACATCGGGGGCGTGCGGGTTACGGGAACCGGGCTGGACGAGGTGATCGTCGATGCCGAAACCATCGATGCGATTCGCCAGCTCGCGCTCGACGGCACGCGCGTGCCAGCCGAACGCGAGCCGATGACCGTTGGCGAAGCCATCGACACGATCGGGGCCCGGATCCGTCGCCGCCTGGAGGGCAGCGGACATCCCTATTGGGTGGAGCTCTCGGAACGGCTCGAGCGCCTGCGGAAGGCCCAGATCGGGCGCGCCGAGGCGTCGATCGAGTTCCTGCGTGAGCTCCTCGAAGTGGCTCGCGAGGTCACGGCCGCGGAGCGGGCAGAGGACGAAGGCGGACCTGAAGCGCTCGCGCTCCTTCCCGACCCGAAGCTCGGCGCGCTCACGCAGATCCTTAGGGAGTA